The genomic stretch CGCGGACGCACTCCGGTGACCGTGCAGAGTGGCTTCTCGCCGGTGCCGACAGGCTGGTTGGGAGGCACGGTGACGGGCCCAGGGAGCTGTGCCGACCCGCCTCCCTCGATGGTGATGCGTTCGAGCTTGGCCGGCCGGTTGCTGTCGTTGATCAGCACCGCGTACAGGGCCTGCTGCGGGGCGGGCGAGGCCGGGTCGGCGCCACCCAGCAGGAAGACGTTACGCAGATGCAGGGTCTTCCCCACATCGACGTTGGCCCCCTGGTTCTGGGGGATGTTCGTCGAGCTGTAGTCGAATCCCGCGTGGCCCTGGCAACCGGCGGCGGCCGCCAAGGCCGCGACGATCACGGCAGAAGCGATGGGACGCATCGCACGACCCCCCTCTCGCACCCCTGGTTGCCGCTCCGCTACCCGTCAACTCCGCCCTGAACCCAGCCCGGACGGAAGCCCCGGCGCCACCGGCCGAGCCGGACATTCCATTTCCCGGGAAATCTGCCTCGTGACCATCACCACCACTTCAGGTAACGTCACGGGAAAGCGGGACCCTACCGAGGAGCGGTAGATGGTTGAGGAGCGGGCGCTCGACGCCACAGGCCAGGAAAAGAGACGACAGCTGGTCCGGGCGGTGATCGCCTCGGCCGTGGGCACCTCGATCGAATGGTATGACTTCTTCCTGTACGGCTTCGCGGCCAGCACCATCTTCGCGCAGCTGTTCTTCCCGACGAGCGATCCGACCACGGGCCTGCTGCTCGCGCTCGGCACCTACTTCGGCGGCTTCGCCGCCCGCCCGATCGGCGCGGCGATCTTCGGCCACTACGGTGACCGCATCGGCCGCAAAGCCACGCTGATCATCACGCTGCTGACCATGGGCGTCGCCACCGCGCTCGTGGGCCTGGTGCCGACCTACGAGCAGATCGGCATCTGGGGCGGCATCCTGCTGACGCTTCTGCGCCTGCTGCAGGGCATCAGCGTCGGCGGCGAATGGGGCGGCTCCGTCCTGCTCGCCACCGAGTGGGGCAAGTCGCGCGGCGGCCGGCGCGGGTTCCTCGGCAGCTGGCCGCAGTTCGGCGTCCCCGTCGGACTCGTGCTCGGTTACCTGGCGCTGCAGATCTTCCAGCCGATCGACCCTTACTGGGGCTGGCGCATCCCGTTCCTGCTCAGCATCGTGATGGCCGCGGTCGGGCTCTACATCAGGCTCGGCATCCTGGAGACCCCGGTCTTCGCCAAGGTCCTCGCGGAGAACAAGGTCGAACGGGTCCCCGTGCGCGAGGTCATCGTCAGGAACTGGCGGGAGATCGTGCTGAGCGCGCTCCTGCGGACCGGGCAGCAGGCGCCGTTCTACGTCTTCACCGTCTTCATCCTGACGTACGCCACCAAGACGCTCGGGTTCGAGGCGAGCGACGTCTACACGTACGTGATCGTCGCGGGCGTCGTGTCGCTCTTCACCGTGCCGTTCTGGGGCTACATCTCGGACATCGTGGGCCGCAGGCGCCTGTACATCATCGGTGCCGCCGCCATGGTCGTCTGGTCCTTCATCTACTGGCCGCTGCTGGACACCCGCGTCCCGTCGCTGGTCTTCCTGGCCATCGTGCTGGCCGCGCCGATCCACGACATCCAGTACGGCCCGCAGGCCACGTTCATCGCCGAGAGCTTCACCGGCCGGCTGCGCTACAGCGGGGCCTCGCTCGGCTACCAGCTGGCCTCGGTCACGGCGGGCGGACCGGCGCCGCTGATCGCCGTCTGGCTGTACGCGACGTACCAGAGCTCGATGGCCATCGCGATCTACATGGCGGTCTGCGCGTTGATCAGCGTGGCGGCGGCGTTCGCGCTGAAGGATCGTTCGCAGT from Nonomuraea polychroma encodes the following:
- a CDS encoding MFS transporter; protein product: MVEERALDATGQEKRRQLVRAVIASAVGTSIEWYDFFLYGFAASTIFAQLFFPTSDPTTGLLLALGTYFGGFAARPIGAAIFGHYGDRIGRKATLIITLLTMGVATALVGLVPTYEQIGIWGGILLTLLRLLQGISVGGEWGGSVLLATEWGKSRGGRRGFLGSWPQFGVPVGLVLGYLALQIFQPIDPYWGWRIPFLLSIVMAAVGLYIRLGILETPVFAKVLAENKVERVPVREVIVRNWREIVLSALLRTGQQAPFYVFTVFILTYATKTLGFEASDVYTYVIVAGVVSLFTVPFWGYISDIVGRRRLYIIGAAAMVVWSFIYWPLLDTRVPSLVFLAIVLAAPIHDIQYGPQATFIAESFTGRLRYSGASLGYQLASVTAGGPAPLIAVWLYATYQSSMAIAIYMAVCALISVAAAFALKDRSQYDYAVEYDEPQASKG